One genomic region from Argentina anserina chromosome 2, drPotAnse1.1, whole genome shotgun sequence encodes:
- the LOC126805538 gene encoding 60S ribosomal protein L23-like, with translation MSKRGRGGSAGNKFRMSLGLPVAATINCADNTGAKNLYIISVKGIKGRLNRLPSACVGDMVMATVKKGKPDLRKKVLPAVVVRQRKPWRRKDGVFMYFEDNAGVIVNPKGEMKGSAITGPIGKECADLWPRIASAANAIV, from the coding sequence ATGTCGAAGCGAGGGAGGGGAGGATCGGCCGGGAACAAGTTCCGGATGTCGCTGGGTCTGCCGGTGGCGGCGACGATCAACTGCGCCGACAACACCGGAGCCAAGAACCTCTACATCATATCCGTGAAGGGGATCAAGGGGCGCCTCAACCGTCTGCCGTCGGCCTGCGTCGGCGACATGGTGATGGCCACCGTGAAGAAGGGAAAGCCGGATCTGAGGAAGAAGGTGCTGCCTGCTGTGGTGGTCCGTCAGAGGAAGCCGTGGCGCCGAAAGGACGGAGTGTTCATGTACTTCGAGGACAACGCCGGCGTGATTGTGAACCCTAAGGGAGAGATGAAGGGGTCGGCGATTACTGGACCGATCGGGAAGGAGTGCGCGGATCTCTGGCCCAGAATCGCCAGCGCTGCCAATGCTATTGTTTGA